In a genomic window of Nothobranchius furzeri strain GRZ-AD chromosome 14, NfurGRZ-RIMD1, whole genome shotgun sequence:
- the badb gene encoding BCL2 associated agonist of cell death b gives MAAHFTISDSDSEPSEEVEEGEKKQPSAGQEESVRPHPNLPELRLPLNGRIRLNSESHVSNVSRDEDLLARVAEEEPGTPTEGFPFRGRSKSAPPALWAAKKYGRQLRRMSDEFDSLLDKGEMRKVRSAGSTKPMHHSRSWWNYLFSHQESDGENSHHDNPTQRTE, from the exons ATGGCTGCCCACTTCACGATCTCAGACAGTGACTCGGAGCCGtcggaagaggtggaggagggagAGAAGAAGCAGCCGTCAGCGGGTCAAGAGGAGAGCGTTCGCCCACACCCCAACCTGCCTGAGCTCAGGCTCCCGT TGAATGGTCGGATCAGGCTCAACTCGGAGTCCCACGTTTCCAACGTCTCCAGAGATGAGGATCTCCTGGCCAGGGTGGCGGAGGAGGAGCCTGGGACCCCTACAGAGGGGTTCCCATTCAGAGGGAGATCAAAGTCTGCTCCTCCAGCCCTGTGGGCCGCCAAGAAGTACGGCCGGCAGCTCCGAAGGATGAGCGACGAGTTCGACAGCCTGCTGGACAAAGGG GAGATGAGGAAGGTGAGAAGTGCCGGGTCAACCAAACCCATGCACCACTCCAGGAGCTGGTGGAACTACCTCTTCAGTCACCAGGAGAGCGACGGAGAGAACAGCCACCATGACAACCCCACGCAGCGCACCGAGTAG
- the zgc:101765 gene encoding glyoxal reductase, protein MPSSPVVVLNAGLQMPILGLGTYKLRGPDEVHRSVDAALAAGYRAFDSAAVYRNEADLGRALRELLPKYGLTREDVFITSKLGPKDQGEKAMEGALHSLTQLNLGYIDLYLIHWPGTQGLPVADPRNAGNRAQSWAALEELHGQGKLRAIGVSNYTAAHLRELMQSCKVPPAVLQVEFHPQLIQTDLRSLCQEYRVCFQAYSSLGKGELVSEPVIQEVAKSAERSPAQVLLRWAVQQGVPVLPKSSDPVRIQQNAEVFDFSLSQADMDRLTALDRGHRYCWDPSEVA, encoded by the exons ATGCCTTCCTCTCCTGTTGTAGTCCTGAATGCAGGGCTGCAGATGCCTATCCTGGGTCTGGGGACCTACAAGCTGCGCGGTCCTGACGAGGTGCATCGGTCTGTGGATGCTGCTCTGGCTGCAGGGTACAGGGCCTTTGACAGTGCAGCTGTCTACCGCAATGAGGCCGACCTAGGCAGGGCTCTGAGGGAGCTGCTGCCAAAATATGGCTTAACCAGGGAGGATGTGTTCATAACCAG TAAGCTGGGTCCCAAGGATCAAGGTGAAAAGGCCATGGAGGGTGCCCTCCACAGCTTGACTCAGCTGAACTTGGGTTACATCGACCTGTACCTGATCCACTGGCCCGGTACTCAAGGACTACCAGTGGCTGATCCACGCAACGCGG GTAACCGAGCTCAGAGCTGGGCCGCACTGGAGGAGCTGCATGGTCAGGGGAAGCTGAgggctataggagtgtccaactaCACAGCAGCACACCTGAGAGAGCTGATGCAGAGCTGCAAAGTCCCTCCTGCAGTGCTACAG GTGGAGTTTCACCCTCAGCTCATCCAGACAGACCTGAGGAGTTTGTGCCAGGAGTACCGGGTCTGCTTCCAGGCCTACTCCTCTCTAGGGAAAGGAGAGCTGGTCTCCGAGCCTGTGATTCAGGAGGTGGCAAAGAGCGCTGAACGCTCGCCTGCACAG GTTTTGCTGCGCTGGGCGGTGCAGCAGGGAGTCCCGGTTCTCCCTAAATCATCAGATCCGGTCAGAATCCAGCAGAACGCAGAGGTCTTTGACTTCTCTCTGAGTCAGGCTGACATGGACAGACTGACAGCTCTGGACCGGGGACACCGGTACTGCTGGGACCCATCAGAGGTGGCCTGA